A single window of Gossypium arboreum isolate Shixiya-1 chromosome 13, ASM2569848v2, whole genome shotgun sequence DNA harbors:
- the LOC108462444 gene encoding lipid phosphate phosphatase gamma has translation MTYNALKAVSLTHVRYQRGDQLGHFLAWVSLVPVFISLGGFVSHFIFRRELQSMFFALGLVISQFINEFIKKSVQQARPETCALLEMCDSHGWPSSHSQYMFFFAVYFTLLTCKGIGGIWNVRTKWAALFLPWSLAVLTMYSRVYLGYHTVAQVLAGASLGILLGGLWFWVVNSMLFCYFPLIEESPFGRFFYVKDTSHISDVLKFEYDNARAARNTMAARKGMASKSS, from the coding sequence ATGACATATAATGCACTAAAAGCGGTAAGTTTAACTCATGTAAGGTATCAAAGAGGTGACCAACTAGGCCATTTCTTAGCCTGGGTTTCTTTAGTTCCCGTTTTCATTTCCCTTGGTGGCTTCGTTTCTCATTTCATCTTCCGTAGAGAGCTTCAAAGCATGTTCTTTGCATTAGGCCTAGTAATATCACAGTTCATCAATGAATTCATCAAAAAATCCGTTCAACAAGCCCGCCCTGAAACCTGTGCTCTTTTAGAAATGTGTGATTCTCACGGCTGGCCTTCAAGTCACTCTCAATACATGTTCTTTTTCGCTGTTTATTTCACCCTTTTGACATGCAAAGGGATCGGTGGGATTTGGAATGTTAGAACCAAGTGGGCTGCTTTGTTTTTACCTTGGTCTTTGGCTGTCTTGACTATGTATTCTAGGGTTTATTTAGGTTACCATACGGTGGCCCAGGTTCTTGCTGGAGCTTCATTGGGGATTTTGCTTGGTGGGCTCTGGTTTTGGGTGGTGAATTCTATGCTCTTCTGTTATTTCCCTTTGATTGAAGAGAGTCCCTTTGGGAGGTTTTTTTATGTTAAGGATACTTCTCACATATCAGATGTGTTGAAGTTTGAGTATGATAATGCAAGGGCTGCTAGGAATACTATGGCTGCCAGAAAAGGCATGGCTTCCAAGAGCAGTTGA